A genome region from Crossiella equi includes the following:
- a CDS encoding UTP--glucose-1-phosphate uridylyltransferase, whose translation MSSSSAFRTAIVPAAGLGTRFLPTTKTVPKELLPVVDTPGIEMVAAEAAEAGATRLVIITSPGKDAVVKHFEPQPELEATLEKRGKDALLAKVKRAHELIQVETAIQEEAKGLGHAVGCAEGNLDGQDDAVAVLLPDDLVLPTGVLKTMAEVRARYGGSVLCAFDIPREEISAYGVFDVVDTDDADVKQVRGMVEKPKSEDAPSTFAAAGRYLLDRAIFDALKRITPGAGGELQLTDAIALLIAEGHPVHVVVHRGGRHDLGNPGGFLRAAVDFALDTPEYGPGLLQWLQGRIAAS comes from the coding sequence ATGAGCTCGTCGAGCGCCTTCCGTACCGCAATCGTTCCGGCCGCGGGGCTGGGCACCCGATTCCTGCCGACCACCAAGACGGTTCCCAAGGAACTGCTGCCGGTCGTCGACACCCCCGGCATCGAGATGGTCGCCGCCGAGGCCGCCGAGGCCGGTGCGACCCGACTCGTGATCATCACCTCGCCCGGCAAGGACGCCGTGGTCAAGCACTTCGAGCCGCAGCCGGAGCTCGAGGCCACCCTGGAGAAGCGCGGCAAGGACGCCCTGCTCGCCAAGGTCAAGCGCGCCCACGAGCTGATCCAGGTCGAGACCGCCATCCAGGAGGAGGCCAAGGGCCTCGGCCACGCGGTCGGCTGCGCCGAGGGCAACCTCGACGGCCAGGACGACGCGGTGGCCGTGCTGCTGCCCGACGACCTGGTGCTGCCGACCGGCGTGCTCAAGACCATGGCCGAGGTCCGCGCCCGCTACGGCGGCAGCGTGCTCTGCGCCTTCGACATCCCGCGCGAGGAGATCTCCGCCTACGGCGTCTTCGACGTGGTCGACACCGACGACGCGGACGTCAAGCAGGTCCGCGGCATGGTCGAGAAGCCGAAGTCCGAGGACGCCCCGTCCACCTTCGCCGCGGCCGGTCGCTACCTCCTCGATCGGGCGATCTTCGACGCGCTCAAGCGCATCACCCCGGGCGCGGGCGGCGAGCTCCAGCTGACCGACGCCATCGCCCTGCTCATCGCCGAGGGCCACCCGGTGCACGTCGTGGTGCACCGAGGCGGTCGCCACGACCTCGGCAACCCCGGCGGCTTCCTCCGGGCCGCGGTCGACTTCGCCCTCGACACCCCCGAGTACGGCCCCGGCCTGTTGCAGTGGCTTCAGGGGCGGATTGCCGCATCCTGA
- a CDS encoding 5-formyltetrahydrofolate cyclo-ligase, translating to MTPVTTKDEWRARLQRARRAVPPEVRAAEAESLVGDAVAWASGLPEGPVAAYVPVGAEPGSPALVEALRAAGRRVLLPVVVGAAPLDWAEYTGPGSLSPARFGLLEPNGPRLGEHAIVEAVGLLVPALAVDLAGSRLGRGAGHYDRSLPLVAPGVPLVAVVRAEELVPALPAEEHDVRMTGALTPGSGVRLFPDRV from the coding sequence GTGACCCCCGTGACCACGAAGGACGAGTGGCGGGCCCGGCTCCAGCGGGCCCGGCGCGCGGTGCCCCCGGAGGTGCGCGCGGCCGAGGCCGAGTCCCTGGTCGGCGACGCCGTGGCCTGGGCGTCCGGGCTGCCCGAGGGGCCGGTCGCGGCCTACGTGCCGGTCGGCGCCGAACCGGGCTCGCCCGCGCTGGTCGAGGCGCTGCGCGCGGCCGGACGGCGGGTGCTGCTGCCCGTGGTGGTGGGCGCGGCGCCGCTGGACTGGGCGGAGTACACCGGGCCGGGCTCGCTGTCCCCCGCCCGGTTCGGACTCCTCGAACCGAACGGCCCCCGGCTGGGTGAACACGCCATAGTCGAGGCGGTCGGGCTGCTGGTCCCGGCGCTCGCGGTGGACCTCGCGGGGTCGCGCCTCGGGCGTGGGGCCGGGCACTACGACCGGTCGTTGCCGCTGGTGGCGCCGGGGGTGCCGCTGGTGGCCGTGGTGCGGGCGGAGGAGCTGGTGCCCGCGCTGCCCGCCGAGGAGCACGACGTCCGGATGACCGGTGCGCTGACCCCCGGGAGCGGGGTGCGGTTGTTCCCCGATCGGGTGTGA
- a CDS encoding FmdB family zinc ribbon protein: protein MPTYQYACTECGHRFEAVQSFSDAALSECPQCSGKLRKLFGAVGIVFKGSGFYRTDSRGSGGSSTVSAGSAKSDSSSSSSTTKSDSGSASSSSATTSTSSAAS, encoded by the coding sequence GTGCCGACCTACCAGTACGCATGCACCGAGTGCGGTCACCGCTTCGAGGCGGTCCAGTCCTTCAGCGACGCCGCCCTCAGCGAGTGCCCCCAGTGCTCGGGCAAGCTCCGCAAGCTGTTCGGCGCGGTGGGCATCGTGTTCAAGGGCAGCGGCTTCTACCGCACCGACAGCCGGGGCAGCGGCGGCTCGTCCACCGTGTCCGCGGGTTCGGCCAAGTCGGACAGCTCCTCGTCCTCGTCGACGACCAAGTCGGACTCGGGCTCGGCATCGTCCTCCTCGGCCACGACTTCCACCAGCTCCGCCGCCTCCTGA